The proteins below come from a single Saccharopolyspora sp. SCSIO 74807 genomic window:
- the dnaJ gene encoding molecular chaperone DnaJ, translating to MSAREWLDKDFYGELGVSSDASADEIKKAYRKLARENHPDANPGDTKAETKFKAVSEAYGVLSDPEKRKQYDEARRLFGSGLGGGHGGFGGFGTGAGTGTTGGFDIGDLFGGGRPGGGAGGGLGDLFGGLFGNSRRGGGAGTANRPQRGSDVETEVRIDFAEAVRGATVPLRLSSPATCLTCHGSGARPGTRAHTCSTCSGAGLVTRNQGAFAFSEPCPDCRGRGQIIDHPCPDCRGEGVANRNRTLTVRIPQGVNDGQRIRLAGQGEPGRNGAAAGDLFVVVHVEPHKLFGRSGDDLTITAPVTFPELALGTTLTVPTLDGKVSLKVQPGTASGRTLRVRGKGVGRKSGGSGDLLVTVQVVVPSKLDDDATEALQSYAAATGDHEPRAEWDEQLGR from the coding sequence TGGGCGTCTCGTCCGATGCGTCGGCAGACGAGATCAAGAAGGCGTACCGGAAGCTGGCGCGGGAGAACCACCCCGACGCCAATCCGGGCGACACCAAGGCCGAGACCAAGTTCAAGGCGGTCTCCGAGGCGTACGGCGTGCTGTCCGACCCGGAGAAGCGCAAGCAGTACGACGAGGCCCGCAGGTTGTTCGGCAGCGGCCTCGGCGGCGGGCACGGCGGTTTCGGCGGCTTCGGCACCGGTGCGGGCACCGGCACCACCGGCGGTTTCGACATCGGTGACCTGTTCGGCGGCGGCCGTCCCGGCGGTGGTGCGGGCGGCGGACTCGGTGACCTGTTCGGCGGGCTGTTCGGCAACAGCCGGCGCGGCGGCGGTGCGGGCACCGCGAACCGTCCGCAGCGCGGTTCCGACGTGGAGACCGAGGTGCGCATCGACTTCGCCGAAGCGGTGCGCGGGGCGACGGTGCCGCTGCGGCTGTCCAGCCCGGCCACCTGCCTGACCTGCCACGGTTCCGGCGCTAGGCCGGGGACCCGCGCGCACACCTGCAGCACCTGCTCGGGTGCCGGGCTGGTGACCCGCAACCAGGGCGCGTTCGCGTTCAGCGAGCCCTGCCCGGACTGCCGCGGTCGCGGTCAGATCATCGACCACCCGTGCCCGGACTGCCGCGGCGAAGGCGTGGCCAACCGCAACCGGACGCTGACCGTGCGGATCCCGCAGGGCGTCAACGACGGCCAGCGCATCCGGCTGGCCGGTCAGGGCGAACCGGGCCGCAACGGCGCCGCGGCCGGCGACCTGTTCGTGGTGGTGCACGTGGAGCCGCACAAGTTGTTCGGACGATCCGGTGACGATCTGACGATCACCGCTCCGGTGACCTTCCCCGAGCTGGCGCTCGGCACTACGTTGACCGTGCCGACCCTGGACGGGAAGGTCTCGCTGAAGGTGCAGCCCGGTACCGCCAGCGGGCGGACGCTGCGGGTGCGCGGCAAAGGTGTGGGCAGGAAGTCCGGCGGCAGCGGTGATCTGCTGGTCACCGTGCAGGTCGTCGTTCCGTCCAAACTGGACGATGATGCGACCGAGGCGCTGCAGTCGTACGCGGCGGCCACCGGCGACCACGAGCCGCGTGCGGAGTGGGACGAGCAGCTCGGGAGGTAG